The following proteins come from a genomic window of Novosphingobium aromaticivorans DSM 12444:
- a CDS encoding nucleoside triphosphate pyrophosphatase — MTIILASQSASRKAMLEAAGVPFEARSSNVDEASIKRELIAVSGCEVASVLAEAKALPVSLAAPGRMVLGGDSLVEVCGRQFDKPVSRENAAEHLEFFSGKEMHLHSAAVLMRDGRVVWKTCELAKLRVRTLSPEFIQSYLDREWPAVSGCVGVFRIEALGVQLFDQIEGSHFTVLGMPLMALLGALRAEGELPS; from the coding sequence ATGACGATCATTCTCGCCAGCCAGAGCGCTTCGCGCAAGGCCATGCTCGAGGCCGCCGGCGTTCCGTTCGAGGCGCGGTCGTCCAATGTCGACGAAGCCTCGATCAAGCGTGAACTGATCGCGGTATCGGGCTGTGAGGTGGCGAGCGTCCTTGCCGAGGCAAAGGCGCTGCCGGTTTCGCTTGCCGCGCCGGGGCGAATGGTTCTCGGTGGGGATTCGCTGGTCGAAGTCTGCGGACGGCAGTTCGACAAGCCGGTCAGTCGCGAGAACGCCGCGGAACACCTCGAGTTCTTCTCGGGCAAGGAAATGCATCTCCATTCCGCTGCCGTCCTGATGCGTGACGGACGGGTTGTGTGGAAAACCTGCGAGCTCGCAAAACTGCGGGTCCGGACGCTTTCTCCCGAATTTATCCAGAGCTATCTCGACAGGGAGTGGCCTGCCGTTTCCGGTTGTGTCGGCGTGTTCCGCATCGAGGCACTGGGGGTGCAGTTGTTCGATCAGATCGAAGGCAGCCACTTCACGGTTCTGGGAATGCCGTTAATGGCCCTGCTCGGCGCGCTGCGCGCTGAGGGAGAATTGCCGTCTTGA
- the coaE gene encoding dephospho-CoA kinase (Dephospho-CoA kinase (CoaE) performs the final step in coenzyme A biosynthesis.), with protein sequence MTRPFVMGLTGSIGMGKSAVALMLREMGVPVFDADAAVHQLQGPRGPLLPAIEAAFPGTTGPEGVKRQDLGARVFGDADALRRLEAIVHPAVARMREAFMIEHMGEPLVVFDIPLLFEKGHGKDLDAVMVVSAPAEVQRQRVLARPGMTVEKFAHILSLQVPDAEKRARADYVIDTGLTLAETEGQVAELVRAIREKNPRG encoded by the coding sequence ATGACGCGTCCCTTCGTCATGGGACTCACCGGGTCGATCGGCATGGGAAAGTCGGCGGTTGCGCTCATGCTGCGCGAGATGGGGGTGCCTGTTTTCGATGCTGATGCCGCTGTCCACCAATTGCAGGGCCCGCGCGGGCCTTTGCTCCCCGCCATCGAAGCGGCCTTTCCCGGCACGACAGGCCCCGAGGGCGTAAAGCGCCAGGACCTCGGTGCGCGGGTGTTCGGCGATGCCGATGCGCTCAGGCGGCTGGAAGCGATCGTTCATCCGGCGGTTGCCCGCATGCGCGAGGCGTTCATGATCGAACACATGGGTGAGCCGCTCGTGGTTTTCGACATTCCGCTGCTGTTTGAAAAAGGCCACGGCAAGGACCTCGACGCGGTCATGGTCGTTTCCGCCCCCGCCGAAGTCCAGCGTCAGCGCGTGTTGGCCCGGCCGGGCATGACCGTGGAGAAGTTCGCGCATATCCTGTCTCTCCAGGTTCCCGATGCGGAAAAGCGCGCCCGCGCAGACTACGTGATCGACACCGGGCTGACGCTTGCCGAGACGGAGGGGCAGGTCGCCGAGCTTGTTCGTGCCATCCGGGAAAAAAACCCGCGCGGGTAG
- a CDS encoding DUF1491 family protein yields the protein MSARLPAHAEVSGLIRLTQAAGGFAMVLNKGERDAGTLLIVIVENQGLATLHERMPQLDGTRKWTTTKHQLIENKKEFEDYLTRRMVQDPDVWIVELTVADRERFVRDNLSQS from the coding sequence GTGAGCGCGCGCCTTCCCGCACACGCCGAAGTATCCGGCCTGATCCGGTTGACGCAGGCCGCCGGCGGCTTCGCTATGGTTCTTAACAAAGGTGAACGGGACGCGGGGACACTACTTATCGTTATTGTGGAAAATCAAGGTCTTGCAACTCTGCATGAGCGGATGCCCCAGCTTGATGGCACACGAAAGTGGACCACAACAAAGCATCAACTAATTGAAAATAAAAAAGAATTTGAGGATTATCTGACCCGTCGGATGGTCCAGGATCCCGATGTGTGGATAGTCGAACTGACTGTCGCGGATCGCGAACGGTTCGTCCGGGACAACCTGTCGCAGAGCTGA
- a CDS encoding PTS sugar transporter subunit IIA, producing MTALFTISPQAVRVIRAETKQQILADLSRCFAEVYALDAETVIEGIEEREKLGSTGFGRGVAIPHARIDGLEKPVAAFFRLENPVEFAAADGMPVDCVFGLLSPAQAGATHLQALAAISRLMRDERMHERLVSAPDAEAIYGLLVNVIDRDAA from the coding sequence ATGACGGCTCTCTTCACGATCAGTCCCCAGGCCGTCCGCGTTATCCGCGCGGAGACGAAGCAGCAGATCCTTGCGGATCTGTCGCGCTGCTTCGCCGAGGTCTACGCGCTCGACGCCGAGACCGTGATCGAGGGCATCGAGGAACGCGAGAAGCTGGGCAGCACTGGCTTTGGCCGGGGCGTGGCTATTCCCCACGCGCGGATCGACGGTCTGGAAAAGCCGGTCGCGGCCTTCTTCCGCCTTGAAAATCCGGTCGAATTCGCCGCTGCGGATGGCATGCCGGTCGATTGCGTGTTCGGCCTGCTCTCCCCCGCCCAGGCGGGAGCCACCCATCTCCAGGCGCTGGCCGCGATTTCGCGCCTGATGCGTGATGAGCGCATGCACGAACGTCTGGTCTCCGCGCCCGATGCAGAGGCCATCTACGGCCTGCTGGTCAATGTCATCGATCGTGACGCCGCCTGA
- a CDS encoding pyruvate, water dikinase regulatory protein encodes MQRLHLHLLSDSTGETLEMIAKAALAQFDGADVVRHFWPMVRSMQHLDRIMGEIAANPGLVLYTLVNAETRERLEQRCAALGLPSVAALDAVTDALQQQLGIQAKGRPGRQHMMDEAYFARVDAIQFTIAHDDGVGWENWEEADIVLAGVSRSSKTPTSIYLANRGYKVANIPIVVESPPPSMLFSLRRPLVVGLTTSPERLIAVRRNRLLSLNQAPETAYVDNEQVTREVQFARRMFADNGWPVIDVSRRSIEETAAAVINLYNERTAAGASGDGVKPI; translated from the coding sequence ATGCAGCGTCTTCATCTCCATCTCCTGTCGGATTCCACCGGAGAGACGCTGGAAATGATTGCCAAGGCAGCGCTTGCCCAGTTCGATGGAGCCGATGTCGTCCGCCATTTCTGGCCGATGGTCCGTTCGATGCAGCACCTCGATCGCATCATGGGTGAAATCGCTGCAAATCCGGGGCTTGTCCTTTATACGCTGGTCAATGCCGAGACGCGGGAACGGCTGGAACAGCGCTGCGCCGCGCTCGGCTTGCCAAGCGTTGCGGCGCTTGATGCGGTAACCGACGCGTTACAACAGCAACTCGGTATTCAGGCCAAGGGCCGTCCGGGCCGTCAGCATATGATGGACGAGGCCTATTTTGCGCGCGTCGACGCGATCCAGTTCACCATCGCCCATGATGATGGCGTGGGCTGGGAAAACTGGGAAGAAGCCGACATCGTGCTTGCCGGTGTCTCGCGCAGTTCCAAGACACCGACCTCGATCTATCTCGCCAATCGCGGATACAAGGTCGCGAATATCCCTATCGTTGTGGAAAGTCCGCCTCCCTCGATGCTGTTCTCGCTTCGCCGCCCGCTCGTCGTCGGGCTGACGACAAGTCCGGAACGCTTGATCGCGGTCCGACGCAACCGCCTCCTGTCCTTGAACCAGGCGCCCGAGACTGCCTATGTGGACAACGAGCAGGTGACGCGCGAAGTGCAATTCGCGCGCCGCATGTTCGCCGACAATGGCTGGCCGGTGATCGACGTTTCGCGCCGTTCGATCGAGGAGACGGCGGCTGCGGTCATCAATCTCTACAACGAACGGACGGCCGCAGGCGCAAGCGGCGACGGAGTGAAGCCGATATGA
- a CDS encoding PaaI family thioesterase, translating to MSSIVTPPEPADSAHLHWRALEGLYASAPVNSLFESRLEIVAEGVSRIHFEVTPSCFHAAGAAHGTIYFKMLDDAAFYAANTLVTDRFLLTTSFNLFFTRPIQGGRVTAEGRWVSGRRRVLVAEARLIDEEGEEVGRGTGTFQRSRIPLSGLDGYNAGLRAALG from the coding sequence ATGTCATCGATCGTGACGCCGCCTGAGCCTGCCGACAGCGCGCACCTTCACTGGCGTGCGCTGGAAGGGCTCTACGCCTCGGCTCCGGTCAACAGCCTGTTCGAATCCCGGCTCGAGATCGTTGCGGAAGGCGTGTCGCGCATCCATTTCGAAGTGACGCCGTCGTGCTTCCACGCCGCGGGCGCGGCTCACGGCACCATCTATTTCAAGATGCTCGACGATGCGGCGTTCTATGCAGCGAACACGCTGGTCACCGATCGCTTCCTGTTGACGACGTCGTTCAATCTGTTCTTCACCCGCCCGATCCAAGGTGGCCGGGTAACAGCCGAGGGACGCTGGGTATCAGGCCGCCGCCGCGTGCTGGTGGCCGAAGCGCGCCTGATCGACGAGGAAGGCGAGGAAGTGGGCCGCGGCACGGGTACATTCCAGCGCTCGCGCATCCCGCTCTCCGGGCTCGACGGCTATAACGCGGGTCTGCGCGCCGCGCTGGGCTGA
- the dnaQ gene encoding DNA polymerase III subunit epsilon: MREIVFDTETTGLDPRSGDRLVEIGCIEMFNRVPTGAVFHCYFNPERDMPAEAEAVHGLSIAFLSDKPKFAEKADDLLAFIADSPMVAHNAGFDFGFINNELELCGREPVSRDRMVDTVAIARRKHPGAKLSLDALCSRYGIDRSHRTKHGALLDAELLAQLYVELQGGRQIGLELAAQSAIAVTEEVVTVTSSVTRVFRSPRPHSASAEELARHAEFMAGFSEPIWSR; this comes from the coding sequence ATGCGTGAGATCGTTTTCGACACCGAAACGACCGGGCTCGACCCAAGAAGCGGCGATCGGCTGGTCGAGATCGGTTGCATCGAAATGTTCAACCGCGTGCCGACGGGCGCGGTTTTCCATTGCTACTTCAATCCCGAACGCGACATGCCGGCCGAGGCTGAGGCCGTCCACGGCTTGTCTATCGCGTTCCTGTCCGACAAGCCGAAGTTCGCCGAGAAGGCGGACGATCTGCTGGCGTTCATCGCGGACTCGCCGATGGTCGCGCACAATGCGGGCTTCGACTTCGGATTCATCAACAACGAGCTGGAGCTGTGCGGGCGCGAACCCGTCAGCCGTGACCGGATGGTCGATACGGTGGCGATTGCCCGCCGCAAGCATCCCGGTGCGAAGCTCAGCCTCGACGCCTTGTGCTCGCGCTACGGAATCGACCGCAGCCACCGCACCAAGCATGGGGCGCTACTGGACGCGGAACTGCTCGCGCAGCTCTATGTGGAGCTGCAGGGCGGGCGGCAGATCGGTCTCGAACTCGCGGCGCAATCCGCGATTGCTGTGACCGAAGAGGTCGTGACCGTCACTTCGTCGGTCACACGCGTGTTCCGTTCCCCGCGCCCGCATTCCGCGAGCGCAGAGGAGCTGGCCCGACATGCCGAGTTCATGGCGGGCTTCAGCGAGCCGATCTGGTCGCGCTGA
- the hemE gene encoding uroporphyrinogen decarboxylase, producing the protein MPGPLLKTLQGENISRRPIWLMRQAGRYLPEYRELRAEKGGFLALVYDTDAAAEVTVQPIRRFGFDGAILFSDILIVPYAMGQDLQFLAGEGPHLSPRLLDAALNSLVAVPGRLSPIYETVAKVKAQLSPETTLLGFAGSPWTVATYMVAGEGSRDHHDTRALAYRDPSAFQAIIDAITEVTIEYLSGQVEAGAEGLQLFDSWSGSLAPAEFERWVIAPNARIASAMQQRYPHVPVIGFPKGAGEKLSAYARETGVNAVGVDETIDPLWAARELPANMPVQGNLDPLLLLSGGPELERQTIRVLEAFADRPHVFNLGHGIGQHTPIENVEALLKIVRGWSR; encoded by the coding sequence ATGCCCGGCCCTCTTCTGAAGACGCTCCAGGGTGAGAACATTTCCCGCCGACCGATCTGGCTCATGCGCCAGGCCGGACGCTATCTGCCCGAGTACCGCGAGCTTCGCGCCGAGAAGGGCGGCTTCCTCGCGCTGGTCTACGACACTGACGCAGCGGCCGAAGTTACCGTGCAGCCGATCCGTCGTTTCGGCTTCGACGGCGCGATCCTGTTTTCCGACATCCTGATCGTACCCTATGCGATGGGACAGGATCTCCAGTTCCTCGCCGGCGAAGGTCCGCACCTGTCACCACGCTTGCTCGACGCCGCGCTGAACAGCCTCGTGGCGGTGCCCGGGCGCCTCTCGCCGATCTACGAGACGGTTGCCAAGGTGAAGGCCCAGCTTTCGCCTGAAACCACGCTGCTCGGCTTTGCCGGCAGTCCGTGGACGGTCGCAACCTACATGGTGGCCGGCGAAGGCAGCCGTGACCATCACGATACCCGCGCGCTTGCCTATCGTGATCCTTCGGCGTTCCAGGCAATCATCGATGCGATTACGGAAGTGACCATCGAGTATCTTTCGGGCCAGGTCGAAGCGGGTGCGGAAGGGCTGCAACTGTTCGATTCTTGGTCGGGCAGCCTTGCTCCGGCCGAATTCGAACGTTGGGTCATCGCGCCCAACGCCAGGATCGCCTCCGCGATGCAGCAGCGTTATCCCCACGTGCCTGTGATCGGGTTCCCCAAGGGCGCTGGCGAAAAGCTTTCCGCCTATGCCCGCGAGACAGGCGTCAACGCGGTCGGCGTGGACGAAACCATCGATCCGTTATGGGCTGCGCGCGAACTCCCGGCGAACATGCCGGTACAGGGCAATCTCGATCCGCTTCTGCTCCTTTCGGGCGGCCCTGAGCTGGAACGGCAGACGATCCGTGTTCTCGAAGCCTTTGCCGACCGCCCGCACGTCTTCAATCTTGGCCACGGCATCGGTCAGCACACTCCGATCGAAAACGTCGAAGCGCTTCTGAAGATCGTGCGAGGCTGGTCGCGCTGA
- the rho gene encoding transcription termination factor Rho: MHLKDLKKKTPAELVQMAEELEVEGASTMRRQDLMFAILKEMAEDGEEILGIGTIEVLPDGFGFLRSPEANYLAGPDDIYVSPNQVRKWGLRTGDTVEGEVRAPKDGERYFAITRLIKVNFDDPEAVRHRVNFDNLTPLYPNERLKLDTLDPTVKDKSARVIDLVSPQGKGQRALIVAPPRTGKTVLLQNMAKAITDNHPEVFLIVLLVDERPEEVTDMQRSVKGEVISSTFDEPASRHVQVAEMVIEKAKRLVEHKRDVVILLDSITRLGRAYNTVVPSSGKVLTGGVDANALQRPKRFFGAARNIEEGGSLSIIATALIDTGSRMDEVIFEEFKGTGNSEIVLDRKVADKRIFPALDVGKSGTRKEELLVPKDQLSKMWVLRRILMQMGTVDAMEFLLDKMKDSKTNEDFFATMNQ; the protein is encoded by the coding sequence ATGCATCTCAAAGACCTCAAGAAGAAGACCCCCGCCGAGCTGGTCCAGATGGCCGAAGAGCTCGAGGTCGAAGGCGCCAGCACCATGCGTCGCCAGGACCTGATGTTCGCTATCCTCAAGGAAATGGCCGAAGACGGCGAGGAAATCCTCGGCATCGGCACGATCGAGGTTCTTCCCGACGGTTTCGGCTTCCTGCGGAGCCCCGAAGCGAACTATCTCGCCGGACCCGACGATATCTACGTCTCGCCGAACCAGGTCCGCAAATGGGGCCTGCGCACCGGCGACACGGTGGAAGGCGAAGTCCGCGCGCCCAAGGACGGGGAGCGCTATTTCGCGATCACCCGTCTGATCAAGGTGAACTTCGACGATCCCGAGGCCGTGCGCCACCGTGTCAACTTCGACAACCTGACCCCGCTCTATCCGAACGAGCGACTGAAGCTCGACACGCTCGACCCGACGGTCAAGGACAAGTCGGCTCGTGTGATCGATCTCGTTTCGCCACAGGGCAAGGGCCAGCGCGCGCTGATCGTCGCCCCTCCGCGCACCGGCAAGACCGTGTTGCTGCAGAACATGGCCAAGGCGATCACAGACAACCATCCGGAAGTCTTCCTGATCGTGCTTCTGGTTGACGAACGTCCCGAAGAAGTCACCGACATGCAGCGTTCGGTGAAGGGCGAGGTCATTTCCTCGACCTTTGACGAACCAGCCTCGCGCCACGTCCAGGTCGCTGAAATGGTCATCGAGAAGGCCAAGCGTCTTGTCGAGCACAAGCGCGACGTGGTGATCCTGCTCGACTCGATCACACGTCTCGGCCGTGCGTACAACACCGTCGTGCCCTCGTCGGGCAAGGTGCTGACCGGCGGTGTCGATGCCAACGCCCTGCAGCGTCCCAAGCGCTTCTTCGGCGCGGCGCGCAACATCGAGGAAGGCGGTTCGCTTTCGATCATTGCCACGGCGCTGATCGATACCGGCAGCCGCATGGACGAAGTGATCTTCGAAGAGTTCAAGGGCACCGGCAACTCGGAAATCGTGCTGGACCGCAAGGTTGCGGACAAGCGCATCTTCCCGGCGCTGGACGTGGGCAAGAGCGGTACCCGCAAGGAAGAACTGCTCGTACCGAAGGATCAGCTCTCGAAGATGTGGGTCCTGCGCCGCATCTTGATGCAGATGGGCACTGTCGATGCGATGGAGTTCCTGCTCGACAAGATGAAGGATTCGAAAACCAACGAAGACTTCTTCGCGACGATGAACCAGTAA
- the hpf gene encoding ribosome hibernation-promoting factor, HPF/YfiA family: protein MDIRVSGHQVDTGTALQSHAEERLGTIVDKYFSRALSSQVTLGKAPHGGFRCDIVTHVAQGLILKGSAIAQDAHIALDQSADKIEKQLRRYKRRLKDRHEGADHARRADEANLAQDAAYTVFVHDEAGEDEPADAPLVIAETRVDVPTASVSDAVMMLDLRNTNALMFKNAGTGVHNMVYRRGDGSIGWVEPR, encoded by the coding sequence ATGGATATTCGCGTTTCGGGACATCAGGTCGATACCGGCACTGCCCTGCAGAGCCACGCCGAGGAGCGCCTCGGGACCATCGTCGACAAGTATTTCTCCCGGGCGCTTTCCTCGCAGGTTACGCTGGGGAAGGCTCCGCACGGCGGCTTCCGATGCGATATCGTCACCCATGTCGCACAAGGTTTGATCCTCAAGGGTAGTGCGATTGCCCAGGACGCACACATCGCGCTCGACCAGTCGGCCGACAAGATCGAGAAGCAGCTTCGTCGTTACAAGCGCCGCCTCAAGGATCGCCACGAAGGTGCCGACCATGCGCGTCGTGCCGATGAGGCGAATCTGGCGCAGGACGCCGCTTACACCGTCTTTGTCCATGACGAGGCCGGGGAAGATGAGCCTGCCGACGCGCCCTTGGTGATTGCCGAGACCCGTGTCGACGTGCCGACGGCAAGCGTATCGGATGCGGTGATGATGCTCGACCTGCGCAACACCAATGCGCTCATGTTCAAGAACGCGGGCACCGGTGTGCACAATATGGTCTATCGCCGCGGCGACGGTTCGATCGGCTGGGTCGAACCACGGTAA
- the aroE gene encoding shikimate dehydrogenase encodes MSTSPKTLPYAEVIGDPIAQSKSPVIHGFWLEALGLEGDYRRAHVRAGELADYLAARRADTDWRGCNVTMPHKQAVIPLLDRLDPLAARIGAVNTIVPEDGALVGYNTDAPGFLEPLRPLLDQVHYFRMARVLGTGGAARAIIAALADEHMVIVLAGRNVEKARALLDELHPEGEHHVAPLEHFSDETDFVFDDREGCLDLVVNASSLGMTGQPPLAFDMTHAPPGSVFYDIVTSPLETDFLKTAKAAGFRTVDGLSMLIGQADHAFRRFFGAVPPRGEADAQLRERLLA; translated from the coding sequence TTGAGCACGTCGCCGAAGACACTGCCGTATGCCGAGGTGATCGGGGACCCGATCGCGCAGTCCAAATCGCCGGTGATCCACGGGTTCTGGCTGGAAGCGCTTGGCCTCGAAGGCGATTATCGCCGTGCCCACGTCAGGGCCGGGGAACTGGCAGATTACCTTGCTGCCCGGCGTGCGGACACAGACTGGCGTGGTTGCAACGTGACGATGCCGCACAAGCAGGCGGTGATCCCGCTTCTCGACCGGCTCGACCCGCTCGCCGCCCGGATCGGCGCGGTCAATACCATCGTGCCCGAGGACGGCGCATTGGTCGGATACAATACCGATGCGCCTGGCTTCCTCGAACCCCTGCGGCCATTGCTCGATCAGGTGCATTACTTCCGCATGGCGCGCGTCCTCGGGACCGGCGGCGCGGCGCGCGCAATCATTGCCGCACTGGCGGACGAGCACATGGTGATCGTGCTGGCGGGCCGAAACGTCGAGAAGGCCCGTGCGCTTCTCGATGAACTCCATCCTGAAGGGGAGCACCACGTCGCCCCGCTCGAACACTTCTCTGACGAGACCGATTTCGTCTTCGATGACCGCGAAGGATGCCTCGACCTCGTCGTCAACGCTTCGTCGCTGGGCATGACAGGGCAGCCACCGCTTGCCTTTGACATGACACATGCGCCGCCGGGCTCGGTCTTCTACGACATCGTCACCAGCCCGCTCGAAACCGATTTCCTCAAGACAGCGAAGGCAGCAGGCTTCCGCACGGTCGATGGGCTTTCGATGCTCATCGGACAGGCCGACCATGCCTTTCGCCGCTTCTTCGGCGCGGTGCCTCCGCGGGGCGAGGCAGATGCGCAACTTCGTGAAAGGTTGCTGGCATGA
- a CDS encoding CopD family protein, giving the protein MQQVLAMLYLWLKAGHVIFVIFWMAGLFMLPRFFVYHQEAPEGSPENAVWVDRERKLMKIIMWPALLVVWVLGLLLAVDIGAFQQGWFHLKLAFVLVLTAYHFWLANYAQLLASGVRKLSGKKLRMLNEIPGIAAAVIVIMVIVKPF; this is encoded by the coding sequence ATGCAGCAGGTATTGGCGATGCTCTATCTCTGGCTGAAGGCCGGCCATGTCATCTTCGTGATCTTCTGGATGGCGGGCCTGTTCATGCTGCCGCGCTTCTTCGTCTATCACCAGGAAGCGCCCGAAGGCTCACCGGAGAACGCCGTCTGGGTGGACCGCGAACGCAAGCTGATGAAGATCATCATGTGGCCTGCGCTGTTAGTGGTCTGGGTGCTGGGGCTTTTGCTTGCGGTGGACATAGGCGCATTCCAGCAAGGGTGGTTCCACCTCAAGCTGGCGTTCGTGCTGGTGCTGACCGCCTATCACTTCTGGCTGGCGAACTATGCGCAACTGCTGGCATCGGGCGTTCGCAAGCTTTCAGGCAAGAAGCTGAGGATGCTGAACGAGATTCCGGGCATTGCTGCCGCGGTGATCGTGATCATGGTGATCGTGAAGCCCTTCTAG